From the Helicoverpa zea isolate HzStark_Cry1AcR chromosome 26, ilHelZeax1.1, whole genome shotgun sequence genome, one window contains:
- the LOC124642928 gene encoding mitogen-activated protein kinase kinase kinase kinase 5 isoform X1: protein MAHSGGVLSSDISRRNPQDEYELIQRIGSGTYGDVYKAKRLNGNNELAAIKVIKLEPGDDFAIIQQEILMMKDCRHPNIVAYYGSYLRRDKLWISMEYCGGGSLQDIYHVTGPLTELQIAYMCRETLTGLSYLHSMGKMHRDIKGANILLTECGDVKLADFGVSAQITATINKRKSFIGTPYWMAPEVAAVERKGGYNQLCDIWACGITAIELAELQPPMFELHPMRVLFLMSKSGFKPPSLKERERWSAVFHAFLKLALTKNPKKRPTADKLLQHAFFQQDMSKRLAIELLHKYSNPPSHCNTEPDEDTAMSNVPQRIASKHTGRGGRRVLAEQTQQRHSNNHVRPRSLLTDHGLPATTRPTSLIHDDAIATANRVRLMTGEGREPANRRSGVYDDSPIVDLDADDDLSVRSMPKVINFSAEVNRSCDGDTIKRSAYHRQSSEDWSVASLMSCPKHNPLTQDLSTDTMPSSENKWCRVITGDDILNMSLRSLLQYIDEELMLRATLPLTAETANMAQGGNTALSMHDQHLSQCIQLKQNFLNNSTANIYQNLTSTFQSPIGASRLSIDDPLCRKIGEDIMYVDQQENDHLDLQRNANCECGLCPKPEPRDNNTLSDLQRSVAKCSCDVCNSNGDILSYYRHCSNQNTDSGIVYCESCKKQKISVSNFRALQIANRLRISEDDKLQNGATDDDLCRKIDMSLNMEEKAFEHRKKHNRHHSDSVTAGIDLNQFCQCELDVKRKTSSVDEIFKMVDENGRDVKTEAIDEEVKTTQRQRSLSDSQRDKAKVDNKVVVVEGGTPPVPPRRGRSRRAHTPPRAAPNGLPPTPKVHMGACFSKVFNGCPLRINCTASWIHPDTRDQHILIGAEEGIYTLNLNELHETAMDQLCPRRTIWMHVIKDVLMSLSGNGKTASLYRHELLALSGSARGARSLRGLAPRLLPRRFANTTRVPDTRGCMRCAVARNPYNGYKYLCGATPAGLFLMQWYDPLRKFMLLKNIECVLPSPLLVFELMITPELEYPLLCVGATRKPLRLNLLNINSGATWFHSEELESCVGGSNTVIPRPERLHTLRAVHQLNKDSVLVCHENVVDIIPVLPPSWRHDDDKRRNKLLSRIQFDFNIDSILCLADSVLAFHRHGVQGRSLRNAEVTQEITDASRAYRLLPHDKVVVLESHVLQNNTLSGEDGNDLYILAGHEASY from the exons GCGAAAAGGCTCAACGGCAACAATGAGCTTGCTGCCATCAAGGTGATCAAGCTGGAGCCGGGTGATGACTTCGCTATCATACAGCAGGAGATCCTGATGATGAAAGACTGTCGACACCCGAATATAGTTGCGTACTATGGCTCTTATCTTAGAAGGGATAAGCTGTGGATCTCGATGGAGTATTGTGGGGGTGGGAGTTTGCAG GACATATACCACGTGACGGGACCTCTCACAGAGTTACAGATAGCCTACATGTGTCGAGAGACTCTGACCGGCCTGTCTTACCTCCACAGTATGGGCAAGATGCATCG CGACATAAAAGGTGCGAACATCCTACTGACGGAGTGCGGTGACGTGAAGCTGGCGGACTTCGGCGTGTCGGCGCAGATCACCGCCACCATCAATAAAAGGAAGTCTTTTATTGGGACGCCTTATTGGATGGCGCCTGAG GTGGCTGCGGTAGAACGTAAGGGAGGATACAACCAGCTCTGTGATATTTGGGCTTGCGGGATCACTGCTATCG AGCTAGCAGAACTGCAGCCCCCGATGTTCGAGCTGCACCCCATGCGGGTGCTGTTCCTCATGTCCAAGTCGGGCTTCAAGCCGCCCTCGCTCAAGGAGCGGGAGCGCTGGTCGGCGGTGTTCCACGCCTTCCTCAAGCTGGCGTTAACTAAGAACCCCAAGAAGAGGCCCACGGCTGATAAGTTGTTACAG CACGCGTTCTTCCAACAAGACATGAGCAAGCGGCTGGCGATAGAACTACTGCACAAGTACTCCAACCCTCCCAGCCACTGCAATACCGAGCCTGATGAGGATACC GCCATGTCAAACGTCCCGCAACGCATAGCCTCAAAGCACACCGGCCGCGGCGGACGCCGAGTCCTCGCCGAACAAACGCAACAGCGCCACTCCAACAACCACGTGCGTCCGCGCAGCCTGCTCACCGACCACGGACTGCCGGCCACGACTCGTCCCACCTCTCTTATACACGACGACGCCATCGCGACAGCCAATCGCGTGAGGCTAATGACGGGGGAGGGGCGCGAACCGGCCAATAGGAGGTCCGGAGTCTACGATGATTCGCCAATCGTTGATCTGGACGCGGACGATGACTTGAGTGTACGGTCTATGCCGAAAGTGATTAATTTTAGTGCGGAGGTTAATAGGAGTTGTGATGGGGATACTATTAAGAGGAGTG CGTACCACAGACAATCTAGTGAAGATTGGAGCGTAGCTTCACTCATGAGTTGTCCCAAACACAATCCTTTGACACAAGACTTGTCTACGGACACGATGCCATCTAGCGAGAA caaGTGGTGTCGGGTGATCACGGGTGATGATATTTTGAACATGAGTTTaag GAGCCTCTTGCAATATATCGATGAAGAGTTAATGCTCAG GGCAACTCTACCTTTAACGGCAGAAACCGCGAACATGGCGCAGGGTGGCAACACTGCGCTATCGATGCACGACCAACACCTCTCGCAATGTATTCAGTTAAAACAGAATTTCCTCAACAATTCTACGGcgaatatttatcaaaatctCACGTCGACCTTCCAGAGTCCTATAGGTGCTTCTAGACTATCCATCGACGACCCTCTCTGCAGGAAAATAGGCGAAGATATCATGTACGTGGACCAACAAGAAAACGACCACTTGGACCTCCAAAGAAATGCCAACTGCGAATGTGGACTGTGCCCTAAACCGGAACCCAGAGACAATAACACATTGAGCGATCTACAAAGGTCCGTAGCAAAATGTTCCTGTGACGTATGCAATTCTAACGGAGATATACTAAGTTACTACAGGCATTGTTCAAACCAAAACACCGACTCAGGCATTGTTTACTGCGAAAGctgtaaaaagcaaaaaatatcagTATCCAACTTCAGGGCTTTACAGATCGCAAATAGGTTACGAATTTCAGAAGACGATAAGTTACAAAATGGGGCTACAGACGATGACTTGTGTAGAAAAATCGATATGAGCTTAAATATGGAAGAAAAGGCTTTTGAACATAGGAAAAAACATAATAGACATCATTCGGATTCGGTGACCGCTGGTATAGACTTAAATCAATTTTGTCAGTGTGAGCTTGACGTGAAAAGGAAAACTTCGTCCGTTGATgagattttcaaaatggtggaTGAAAATGGGCGGGACGTTAAGACGGAGGCAATCGACGAAGAAGTTAAGACTACGCAGAGACAACGGAGTTTGTCTGACAGCCAGAGAGATAAGGCCAAAGTTGATAATAAGG TAGTGGTGGTAGAAGGAGGAACTCCCCCCGTGCCCCCGCGGCGGGGGAGATCACGCCGAGCCCACACACCCCCGCGCGCCGCCCCCAACGGCCTGCCCCCCACGCCTAAAGTGCATATGGGGGCATGCTTCTCTAAG GTGTTCAATGGATGTCCACTGAGGATCAACTGTACAGCTTCATGGATACATCCCGACACGAGAGATCAACACATACTAATAG GAGCGGAAGAAGGCATCTACACGTTGAACCTGAACGAGCTGCACGAGACGGCGATGGACCAGCTGTGTCCGCGCCGCACGATATGGATGCACGTCATCAAGGATGTGCTCATGTCGCTCTCCGGTAATG GTAAAACAGCCTCACTATACCGTCACGAGCTGCTGGCTCTGTCAGGCTCGGCGCGAGGGGCTCGCTCGCTGCGAGGCTTGGCCCCGCGCCTACTGCCGCGACGCTTCGCTAATACTACGCGCGTTCCTGATACTAGAG GTTGCATGCGGTGTGCGGTGGCCCGCAACCCGTACAACGGGTACAAGTACCTGTGCGGCGCCACGCCCGCGGGGCTGTTCCTCATGCAGTGGTACGACCCGCTCCGGAAGTTCATGTTGCTTAAG AACATAGAATGCGTCCTCCCGTCCCCGCTGCTGGTGTTCGAGCTGATGATAACGCCGGAGCTGGAGTACCCGCTGCTGTGCGTCGGCGCCACGCGCAAGCCGCTGCGCCTCAACCTGCTCAATATTAACTCTG GTGCGACATGGTTCCACTCGGAAGAGTTGGAGTCGTGCGTGGGCGGCTCCAACACCGTCATCCCGCGCCCCGAGCGACTCCACACGCTTAGAGCTGTGCATCAGCTTAATAAGGACTCC GTTTTAGTATGCCACGAGAACGTAGTGGACATAATCCCGGTACTACCGCCGTCATGGCGACACGACGACGACAAGCGCCGCAACAAGCTGCTGTCGCGGATACAGTTCGACTTCAACATCGACAGCATAC TATGCCTGGCGGACTCGGTGCTGGCGTTCCACCGCCACGGCGTGCAGGGCCGGTCCCTCCGCAACGCGGAGGTCACGCAGGAGATCACCGACGCCTCCCGCGCGTACCGCCTGCTGCCGCATGACAA GGTCGTAGTATTAGAATCGCATGTACTCCAAAACAACACGTTATCCGGCGAAGACGGCAATGATCTCTACATCCTGGCAGGACACGAGGCTTCCTATTGA
- the LOC124642928 gene encoding mitogen-activated protein kinase kinase kinase kinase 5 isoform X3 produces MAHSGGVLSSDISRRNPQDEYELIQRIGSGTYGDVYKAKRLNGNNELAAIKVIKLEPGDDFAIIQQEILMMKDCRHPNIVAYYGSYLRRDKLWISMEYCGGGSLQDIYHVTGPLTELQIAYMCRETLTGLSYLHSMGKMHRDIKGANILLTECGDVKLADFGVSAQITATINKRKSFIGTPYWMAPEVAAVERKGGYNQLCDIWACGITAIELAELQPPMFELHPMRVLFLMSKSGFKPPSLKERERWSAVFHAFLKLALTKNPKKRPTADKLLQHAFFQQDMSKRLAIELLHKYSNPPSHCNTEPDEDTAMSNVPQRIASKHTGRGGRRVLAEQTQQRHSNNHVRPRSLLTDHGLPATTRPTSLIHDDAIATANRVRLMTGEGREPANRRSGVYDDSPIVDLDADDDLSVRSMPKVINFSAEVNRSCDGDTIKRSAYHRQSSEDWSVASLMSCPKHNPLTQDLSTDTMPSSENKWCRVITGDDILNMSLRSLLQYIDEELMLRATLPLTAETANMAQGGNTALSMHDQHLSQCIQLKQNFLNNSTANIYQNLTSTFQSPIGASRLSIDDPLCRKIGEDIMYVDQQENDHLDLQRNANCECGLCPKPEPRDNNTLSDLQRSVAKCSCDVCNSNGDILSYYRHCSNQNTDSGIVYCESCKKQKISVSNFRALQIANRLRISEDDKLQNGATDDDLCRKIDMSLNMEEKAFEHRKKHNRHHSDSVTAGIDLNQFCQCELDVKRKTSSVDEIFKMVDENGRDVKTEAIDEEVKTTQRQRSLSDSQRDKAKVDNKVVVVEGGTPPVPPRRGRSRRAHTPPRAAPNGLPPTPKVHMGACFSKVFNGCPLRINCTASWIHPDTRDQHILIGAEEGIYTLNLNELHETAMDQLCPRRTIWMHVIKDVLMSLSGKTASLYRHELLALSGSARGARSLRGLAPRLLPRRFANTTRVPDTRGCMRCAVARNPYNGYKYLCGATPAGLFLMQWYDPLRKFMLLKNIECVLPSPLLVFELMITPELEYPLLCVGATRKPLRLNLLNINSGATWFHSEELESCVGGSNTVIPRPERLHTLRAVHQLNKDSVLVCHENVVDIIPVLPPSWRHDDDKRRNKLLSRIQFDFNIDSILCLADSVLAFHRHGVQGRSLRNAEVTQEITDASRAYRLLPHDKVVVLESHVLQNNTLSGEDGNDLYILAGHEASY; encoded by the exons GCGAAAAGGCTCAACGGCAACAATGAGCTTGCTGCCATCAAGGTGATCAAGCTGGAGCCGGGTGATGACTTCGCTATCATACAGCAGGAGATCCTGATGATGAAAGACTGTCGACACCCGAATATAGTTGCGTACTATGGCTCTTATCTTAGAAGGGATAAGCTGTGGATCTCGATGGAGTATTGTGGGGGTGGGAGTTTGCAG GACATATACCACGTGACGGGACCTCTCACAGAGTTACAGATAGCCTACATGTGTCGAGAGACTCTGACCGGCCTGTCTTACCTCCACAGTATGGGCAAGATGCATCG CGACATAAAAGGTGCGAACATCCTACTGACGGAGTGCGGTGACGTGAAGCTGGCGGACTTCGGCGTGTCGGCGCAGATCACCGCCACCATCAATAAAAGGAAGTCTTTTATTGGGACGCCTTATTGGATGGCGCCTGAG GTGGCTGCGGTAGAACGTAAGGGAGGATACAACCAGCTCTGTGATATTTGGGCTTGCGGGATCACTGCTATCG AGCTAGCAGAACTGCAGCCCCCGATGTTCGAGCTGCACCCCATGCGGGTGCTGTTCCTCATGTCCAAGTCGGGCTTCAAGCCGCCCTCGCTCAAGGAGCGGGAGCGCTGGTCGGCGGTGTTCCACGCCTTCCTCAAGCTGGCGTTAACTAAGAACCCCAAGAAGAGGCCCACGGCTGATAAGTTGTTACAG CACGCGTTCTTCCAACAAGACATGAGCAAGCGGCTGGCGATAGAACTACTGCACAAGTACTCCAACCCTCCCAGCCACTGCAATACCGAGCCTGATGAGGATACC GCCATGTCAAACGTCCCGCAACGCATAGCCTCAAAGCACACCGGCCGCGGCGGACGCCGAGTCCTCGCCGAACAAACGCAACAGCGCCACTCCAACAACCACGTGCGTCCGCGCAGCCTGCTCACCGACCACGGACTGCCGGCCACGACTCGTCCCACCTCTCTTATACACGACGACGCCATCGCGACAGCCAATCGCGTGAGGCTAATGACGGGGGAGGGGCGCGAACCGGCCAATAGGAGGTCCGGAGTCTACGATGATTCGCCAATCGTTGATCTGGACGCGGACGATGACTTGAGTGTACGGTCTATGCCGAAAGTGATTAATTTTAGTGCGGAGGTTAATAGGAGTTGTGATGGGGATACTATTAAGAGGAGTG CGTACCACAGACAATCTAGTGAAGATTGGAGCGTAGCTTCACTCATGAGTTGTCCCAAACACAATCCTTTGACACAAGACTTGTCTACGGACACGATGCCATCTAGCGAGAA caaGTGGTGTCGGGTGATCACGGGTGATGATATTTTGAACATGAGTTTaag GAGCCTCTTGCAATATATCGATGAAGAGTTAATGCTCAG GGCAACTCTACCTTTAACGGCAGAAACCGCGAACATGGCGCAGGGTGGCAACACTGCGCTATCGATGCACGACCAACACCTCTCGCAATGTATTCAGTTAAAACAGAATTTCCTCAACAATTCTACGGcgaatatttatcaaaatctCACGTCGACCTTCCAGAGTCCTATAGGTGCTTCTAGACTATCCATCGACGACCCTCTCTGCAGGAAAATAGGCGAAGATATCATGTACGTGGACCAACAAGAAAACGACCACTTGGACCTCCAAAGAAATGCCAACTGCGAATGTGGACTGTGCCCTAAACCGGAACCCAGAGACAATAACACATTGAGCGATCTACAAAGGTCCGTAGCAAAATGTTCCTGTGACGTATGCAATTCTAACGGAGATATACTAAGTTACTACAGGCATTGTTCAAACCAAAACACCGACTCAGGCATTGTTTACTGCGAAAGctgtaaaaagcaaaaaatatcagTATCCAACTTCAGGGCTTTACAGATCGCAAATAGGTTACGAATTTCAGAAGACGATAAGTTACAAAATGGGGCTACAGACGATGACTTGTGTAGAAAAATCGATATGAGCTTAAATATGGAAGAAAAGGCTTTTGAACATAGGAAAAAACATAATAGACATCATTCGGATTCGGTGACCGCTGGTATAGACTTAAATCAATTTTGTCAGTGTGAGCTTGACGTGAAAAGGAAAACTTCGTCCGTTGATgagattttcaaaatggtggaTGAAAATGGGCGGGACGTTAAGACGGAGGCAATCGACGAAGAAGTTAAGACTACGCAGAGACAACGGAGTTTGTCTGACAGCCAGAGAGATAAGGCCAAAGTTGATAATAAGG TAGTGGTGGTAGAAGGAGGAACTCCCCCCGTGCCCCCGCGGCGGGGGAGATCACGCCGAGCCCACACACCCCCGCGCGCCGCCCCCAACGGCCTGCCCCCCACGCCTAAAGTGCATATGGGGGCATGCTTCTCTAAG GTGTTCAATGGATGTCCACTGAGGATCAACTGTACAGCTTCATGGATACATCCCGACACGAGAGATCAACACATACTAATAG GAGCGGAAGAAGGCATCTACACGTTGAACCTGAACGAGCTGCACGAGACGGCGATGGACCAGCTGTGTCCGCGCCGCACGATATGGATGCACGTCATCAAGGATGTGCTCATGTCGCTCTCCG GTAAAACAGCCTCACTATACCGTCACGAGCTGCTGGCTCTGTCAGGCTCGGCGCGAGGGGCTCGCTCGCTGCGAGGCTTGGCCCCGCGCCTACTGCCGCGACGCTTCGCTAATACTACGCGCGTTCCTGATACTAGAG GTTGCATGCGGTGTGCGGTGGCCCGCAACCCGTACAACGGGTACAAGTACCTGTGCGGCGCCACGCCCGCGGGGCTGTTCCTCATGCAGTGGTACGACCCGCTCCGGAAGTTCATGTTGCTTAAG AACATAGAATGCGTCCTCCCGTCCCCGCTGCTGGTGTTCGAGCTGATGATAACGCCGGAGCTGGAGTACCCGCTGCTGTGCGTCGGCGCCACGCGCAAGCCGCTGCGCCTCAACCTGCTCAATATTAACTCTG GTGCGACATGGTTCCACTCGGAAGAGTTGGAGTCGTGCGTGGGCGGCTCCAACACCGTCATCCCGCGCCCCGAGCGACTCCACACGCTTAGAGCTGTGCATCAGCTTAATAAGGACTCC GTTTTAGTATGCCACGAGAACGTAGTGGACATAATCCCGGTACTACCGCCGTCATGGCGACACGACGACGACAAGCGCCGCAACAAGCTGCTGTCGCGGATACAGTTCGACTTCAACATCGACAGCATAC TATGCCTGGCGGACTCGGTGCTGGCGTTCCACCGCCACGGCGTGCAGGGCCGGTCCCTCCGCAACGCGGAGGTCACGCAGGAGATCACCGACGCCTCCCGCGCGTACCGCCTGCTGCCGCATGACAA GGTCGTAGTATTAGAATCGCATGTACTCCAAAACAACACGTTATCCGGCGAAGACGGCAATGATCTCTACATCCTGGCAGGACACGAGGCTTCCTATTGA
- the LOC124642928 gene encoding mitogen-activated protein kinase kinase kinase kinase 5 isoform X2 has translation MAHSGGVLSSDISRRNPQDEYELIQRIGSGTYGDVYKAKRLNGNNELAAIKVIKLEPGDDFAIIQQEILMMKDCRHPNIVAYYGSYLRRDKLWISMEYCGGGSLQDIYHVTGPLTELQIAYMCRETLTGLSYLHSMGKMHRDIKGANILLTECGDVKLADFGVSAQITATINKRKSFIGTPYWMAPEVAAVERKGGYNQLCDIWACGITAIELAELQPPMFELHPMRVLFLMSKSGFKPPSLKERERWSAVFHAFLKLALTKNPKKRPTADKLLQHAFFQQDMSKRLAIELLHKYSNPPSHCNTEPDEDTAMSNVPQRIASKHTGRGGRRVLAEQTQQRHSNNHVRPRSLLTDHGLPATTRPTSLIHDDAIATANRVRLMTGEGREPANRRSGVYDDSPIVDLDADDDLSVRSMPKVINFSAEVNRSCDGDTIKRSAYHRQSSEDWSVASLMSCPKHNPLTQDLSTDTMPSSENKWCRVITGDDILNMSLRSLLQYIDEELMLRATLPLTAETANMAQGGNTALSMHDQHLSQCIQLKQNFLNNSTANIYQNLTSTFQSPIGASRLSIDDPLCRKIGEDIMYVDQQENDHLDLQRNANCECGLCPKPEPRDNNTLSDLQRSVAKCSCDVCNSNGDILSYYRHCSNQNTDSGIVYCESCKKQKISVSNFRALQIANRLRISEDDKLQNGATDDDLCRKIDMSLNMEEKAFEHRKKHNRHHSDSVTAGIDLNQFCQCELDVKRKTSSVDEIFKMVDENGRDVKTEAIDEEVKTTQRQRSLSDSQRDKAKVDNKVVVEGGTPPVPPRRGRSRRAHTPPRAAPNGLPPTPKVHMGACFSKVFNGCPLRINCTASWIHPDTRDQHILIGAEEGIYTLNLNELHETAMDQLCPRRTIWMHVIKDVLMSLSGNGKTASLYRHELLALSGSARGARSLRGLAPRLLPRRFANTTRVPDTRGCMRCAVARNPYNGYKYLCGATPAGLFLMQWYDPLRKFMLLKNIECVLPSPLLVFELMITPELEYPLLCVGATRKPLRLNLLNINSGATWFHSEELESCVGGSNTVIPRPERLHTLRAVHQLNKDSVLVCHENVVDIIPVLPPSWRHDDDKRRNKLLSRIQFDFNIDSILCLADSVLAFHRHGVQGRSLRNAEVTQEITDASRAYRLLPHDKVVVLESHVLQNNTLSGEDGNDLYILAGHEASY, from the exons GCGAAAAGGCTCAACGGCAACAATGAGCTTGCTGCCATCAAGGTGATCAAGCTGGAGCCGGGTGATGACTTCGCTATCATACAGCAGGAGATCCTGATGATGAAAGACTGTCGACACCCGAATATAGTTGCGTACTATGGCTCTTATCTTAGAAGGGATAAGCTGTGGATCTCGATGGAGTATTGTGGGGGTGGGAGTTTGCAG GACATATACCACGTGACGGGACCTCTCACAGAGTTACAGATAGCCTACATGTGTCGAGAGACTCTGACCGGCCTGTCTTACCTCCACAGTATGGGCAAGATGCATCG CGACATAAAAGGTGCGAACATCCTACTGACGGAGTGCGGTGACGTGAAGCTGGCGGACTTCGGCGTGTCGGCGCAGATCACCGCCACCATCAATAAAAGGAAGTCTTTTATTGGGACGCCTTATTGGATGGCGCCTGAG GTGGCTGCGGTAGAACGTAAGGGAGGATACAACCAGCTCTGTGATATTTGGGCTTGCGGGATCACTGCTATCG AGCTAGCAGAACTGCAGCCCCCGATGTTCGAGCTGCACCCCATGCGGGTGCTGTTCCTCATGTCCAAGTCGGGCTTCAAGCCGCCCTCGCTCAAGGAGCGGGAGCGCTGGTCGGCGGTGTTCCACGCCTTCCTCAAGCTGGCGTTAACTAAGAACCCCAAGAAGAGGCCCACGGCTGATAAGTTGTTACAG CACGCGTTCTTCCAACAAGACATGAGCAAGCGGCTGGCGATAGAACTACTGCACAAGTACTCCAACCCTCCCAGCCACTGCAATACCGAGCCTGATGAGGATACC GCCATGTCAAACGTCCCGCAACGCATAGCCTCAAAGCACACCGGCCGCGGCGGACGCCGAGTCCTCGCCGAACAAACGCAACAGCGCCACTCCAACAACCACGTGCGTCCGCGCAGCCTGCTCACCGACCACGGACTGCCGGCCACGACTCGTCCCACCTCTCTTATACACGACGACGCCATCGCGACAGCCAATCGCGTGAGGCTAATGACGGGGGAGGGGCGCGAACCGGCCAATAGGAGGTCCGGAGTCTACGATGATTCGCCAATCGTTGATCTGGACGCGGACGATGACTTGAGTGTACGGTCTATGCCGAAAGTGATTAATTTTAGTGCGGAGGTTAATAGGAGTTGTGATGGGGATACTATTAAGAGGAGTG CGTACCACAGACAATCTAGTGAAGATTGGAGCGTAGCTTCACTCATGAGTTGTCCCAAACACAATCCTTTGACACAAGACTTGTCTACGGACACGATGCCATCTAGCGAGAA caaGTGGTGTCGGGTGATCACGGGTGATGATATTTTGAACATGAGTTTaag GAGCCTCTTGCAATATATCGATGAAGAGTTAATGCTCAG GGCAACTCTACCTTTAACGGCAGAAACCGCGAACATGGCGCAGGGTGGCAACACTGCGCTATCGATGCACGACCAACACCTCTCGCAATGTATTCAGTTAAAACAGAATTTCCTCAACAATTCTACGGcgaatatttatcaaaatctCACGTCGACCTTCCAGAGTCCTATAGGTGCTTCTAGACTATCCATCGACGACCCTCTCTGCAGGAAAATAGGCGAAGATATCATGTACGTGGACCAACAAGAAAACGACCACTTGGACCTCCAAAGAAATGCCAACTGCGAATGTGGACTGTGCCCTAAACCGGAACCCAGAGACAATAACACATTGAGCGATCTACAAAGGTCCGTAGCAAAATGTTCCTGTGACGTATGCAATTCTAACGGAGATATACTAAGTTACTACAGGCATTGTTCAAACCAAAACACCGACTCAGGCATTGTTTACTGCGAAAGctgtaaaaagcaaaaaatatcagTATCCAACTTCAGGGCTTTACAGATCGCAAATAGGTTACGAATTTCAGAAGACGATAAGTTACAAAATGGGGCTACAGACGATGACTTGTGTAGAAAAATCGATATGAGCTTAAATATGGAAGAAAAGGCTTTTGAACATAGGAAAAAACATAATAGACATCATTCGGATTCGGTGACCGCTGGTATAGACTTAAATCAATTTTGTCAGTGTGAGCTTGACGTGAAAAGGAAAACTTCGTCCGTTGATgagattttcaaaatggtggaTGAAAATGGGCGGGACGTTAAGACGGAGGCAATCGACGAAGAAGTTAAGACTACGCAGAGACAACGGAGTTTGTCTGACAGCCAGAGAGATAAGGCCAAAGTTGATAATAAGG TGGTGGTAGAAGGAGGAACTCCCCCCGTGCCCCCGCGGCGGGGGAGATCACGCCGAGCCCACACACCCCCGCGCGCCGCCCCCAACGGCCTGCCCCCCACGCCTAAAGTGCATATGGGGGCATGCTTCTCTAAG GTGTTCAATGGATGTCCACTGAGGATCAACTGTACAGCTTCATGGATACATCCCGACACGAGAGATCAACACATACTAATAG GAGCGGAAGAAGGCATCTACACGTTGAACCTGAACGAGCTGCACGAGACGGCGATGGACCAGCTGTGTCCGCGCCGCACGATATGGATGCACGTCATCAAGGATGTGCTCATGTCGCTCTCCGGTAATG GTAAAACAGCCTCACTATACCGTCACGAGCTGCTGGCTCTGTCAGGCTCGGCGCGAGGGGCTCGCTCGCTGCGAGGCTTGGCCCCGCGCCTACTGCCGCGACGCTTCGCTAATACTACGCGCGTTCCTGATACTAGAG GTTGCATGCGGTGTGCGGTGGCCCGCAACCCGTACAACGGGTACAAGTACCTGTGCGGCGCCACGCCCGCGGGGCTGTTCCTCATGCAGTGGTACGACCCGCTCCGGAAGTTCATGTTGCTTAAG AACATAGAATGCGTCCTCCCGTCCCCGCTGCTGGTGTTCGAGCTGATGATAACGCCGGAGCTGGAGTACCCGCTGCTGTGCGTCGGCGCCACGCGCAAGCCGCTGCGCCTCAACCTGCTCAATATTAACTCTG GTGCGACATGGTTCCACTCGGAAGAGTTGGAGTCGTGCGTGGGCGGCTCCAACACCGTCATCCCGCGCCCCGAGCGACTCCACACGCTTAGAGCTGTGCATCAGCTTAATAAGGACTCC GTTTTAGTATGCCACGAGAACGTAGTGGACATAATCCCGGTACTACCGCCGTCATGGCGACACGACGACGACAAGCGCCGCAACAAGCTGCTGTCGCGGATACAGTTCGACTTCAACATCGACAGCATAC TATGCCTGGCGGACTCGGTGCTGGCGTTCCACCGCCACGGCGTGCAGGGCCGGTCCCTCCGCAACGCGGAGGTCACGCAGGAGATCACCGACGCCTCCCGCGCGTACCGCCTGCTGCCGCATGACAA GGTCGTAGTATTAGAATCGCATGTACTCCAAAACAACACGTTATCCGGCGAAGACGGCAATGATCTCTACATCCTGGCAGGACACGAGGCTTCCTATTGA